From the genome of Vicinamibacterales bacterium, one region includes:
- a CDS encoding ankyrin repeat domain-containing protein, translated as MKFAILCFSISALALAQAPPLTKAEQLQDAARKGDAAAVKKLLDDGVDVNTKFRYNATALFYACDHGHIDVVKVLLDRGADLTVKDTFYGFTPLALSLGPAQKKKPEHTEIAKLLIARGAPGKDMALTAAVQSGDTSLAQTVLDSGGLTPAQLSDALEAARAQNKSEMAALLDKAGAKPYQDFPIEAATLARLAGTYRNPTGTAEIVVTVAAPRLNLTTSNGQKLTLVAQDARTFKAIGMGATFVFDIAPEAVKSFTITPMQGAPIVYTRVEGK; from the coding sequence ATGAAGTTCGCGATCCTCTGCTTTTCGATCTCCGCGCTGGCGCTCGCCCAGGCGCCTCCGCTGACCAAGGCGGAGCAGCTTCAGGACGCGGCGCGCAAAGGAGACGCCGCGGCGGTGAAGAAGCTGCTCGACGACGGCGTCGACGTGAACACCAAGTTCCGCTACAACGCCACCGCGCTGTTCTACGCCTGCGATCATGGCCACATCGACGTCGTGAAGGTGCTGCTGGATCGCGGGGCCGATCTGACGGTCAAGGACACCTTCTACGGCTTCACGCCCCTGGCGCTCTCGCTCGGTCCGGCGCAGAAGAAGAAGCCGGAGCACACCGAGATCGCCAAGCTGCTGATTGCCAGGGGCGCGCCGGGCAAGGACATGGCGCTGACCGCCGCGGTGCAGTCCGGCGACACCTCCCTGGCGCAGACCGTCCTCGACAGCGGCGGTTTGACGCCGGCGCAGCTCTCCGACGCGCTCGAAGCGGCGCGCGCGCAGAACAAGAGCGAGATGGCGGCGCTGCTGGACAAGGCCGGCGCGAAGCCGTACCAGGACTTCCCCATCGAGGCGGCGACGCTCGCGCGCCTTGCCGGCACGTACCGGAACCCGACGGGCACCGCCGAGATCGTCGTCACGGTCGCGGCGCCGCGGCTGAATCTCACCACGAGCAACGGACAGAAGCTCACGCTCGTCGCGCAGGACGCCCGAACGTTCAAAGCCATCGGCATGGGCGCCACCTTCGTCTTCGACATCGCCCCAGAGGCCGTCAAGAGCTTCACCATCACCCCCATGCAGGGGGCGCCCATCGTCTATACCCGCGTGGAGGGAAAGTGA